CTGAACGTGACTCAGGATGAAGGCGGCAGCCGCAGCTATGAAGGCGGCCGCTATAGCTGCGGGGCTTAAGCTTCTGGTTCAACCTGTTGGTAGCACGTCATTGCGAGCGTAGCGAAGCAATCCATGGCAACACGCACCTGCTCTGGAATGCCGCGTCGCTTCGCTCCTCGCAATGACGAAATCAAAAGAACTGAGCAGCCCCTATTCGCTATCCCCAATCGGTGCATCCGGGTCGCGTACCGAAATCAGACCGATGGATTTCATCCGCATCACCGGCTCGTCATTCTGATTAAATACCGTCAGTTCGCCCTGCATGCTGCCCATTTCCGGGCGGCTGCGCGAGCGGCGCTTGGATAAGGTGGTGCTTTCACAGCGCAGCGTATCGCCGGGATAGACCGGTTTTAGCCAGCGTATCTCGTCAACCCCTGGGGACCCGAGCCCCGCCTGCCGATTGACCTTCATATTCTCCACCATCATCCGCATCGCCATCGAGCAAGTGTGCCAGCCACTGGCGGAAACCCGGCCGAAATGCGTTTTTGCCGCCGCATCATCGTCGAGATGAAAGGGCTGAGGATCATATTTCCCGGCAAATTCGAGGACTTCCTCGCGCGTGACCTCATAATGGCCAAAGCTATGTTTCGCGCCAACTTCTATGTCCTCAAAATAGAGCATGCGTGTCCCTCTCGATCCTAGACGTTAAACTTGAACAGCATCACATCGCCGTCCTGCACCACATAGTCCTTGCCTTCCTGGCGCAGTTTTCCGGCCTCGCGGGCGCCGCTTTCACCGCTGAGCGCGATATAGTCGTCAAAGGCGATGGTTTCGGCGCGGATAAAGCCGCGTTCGAAATCGGTGTGGATTTTGCCTGCTGCCTGCGGGGCTTTGGCGTCGCGTTCGACGGTCCAGGCGCGGGCCTCATTGGGGCCGGCGGTGAAGAAGGTCTGCAGGTTGAGCAGGTCATATCCGGCGCGGATGACCCGCGCGAGGCCGGTTTCATTAAGGCCCATTTCCTCGAGGAACATCTGCTTTTCGTCGGGCTCCATGCCAACCAGTTCGGATTCGATTGCGGCTGAGACGACGACGGCTTCGGCGCCTTCGGCCTTGGCCTTTTCAAACACTTTGGCGCTGTAATCATTGCCGTTGGCGGCGCTTTCTTCCTCGACATTACAGACATAGAGCACCGGCTTGGAGGTCAGCAGCTGCGCTTGTGCCAGATGCCGGGCTTCCTCATCATCGCCCGGTTCGGTCAGCCGTGCGGGTTTGCCTTCGCGCAGCAGGTCGAGCGCCTTGCCCAGTACCGATGCGGCGATCTTGGCTTCCTTGTCCTGCCCAGTGGCGCGCTTCTGCAGATTGGGGACGCGCTTTTCGAGGCTCTCCAGATCGGCCAGCAGCAGCTCGGTTTCCACCACTTCGGCATCGGCGAGCGGATCGACATGATTGGAGACATGCTGGATATCGTCATCCTCAAAGCAGCGCAGCACATGGACAATGGCGTCCACCTCGCGGATATTGCCGAGAAACTGATTGCCCAGACCTTCGCCCTTGCTCGCGCCTTTGACCAGCCCGGCAATATCAACAAAGGTCAGCTGCGTCGCGATTACCTTGGCGCTTTCAGCGATAGTGGCGATCCTGTCGAGGCGGTCATCGGGCACCGCGACCACGCCTTCATTCGGCTCAATGGTGCAGAAAGGATAGTTGGCTGCCTGCGCCGCCTGTGTCTCGGTCAGTGCATTGAACAGCGTCGACTTGCCGACATTGGGCAGGCCGACAATACCGCATTTGAAACCCATAATAACTCCTGATGGCAATCCTCTCTGCCATGAGAGAGGAGGGCTATGGAGCGCGCTCTAGACGCTGTTGGGGGAAGTTTCAATCACTGGCGCGCAGCATGTAATTGGCAACCGCCGCTGCCGAACCATCGCCGGTCATCGCGGCGCTGACGATGCGCTGGCGCTTGATGTCATAGCCGACCCAGGCATTGACCCCTGGGGCATCGCCGCCATGACCGAGCATGACCAGGCGCCCGCCGGCAATCGGTGTATCGACCAGCATAACACCGAGACCATAATAGGTGGTGATATCGGCCATCGGCACCATGGTATTGAACATCGCGTCACGCATGCTGCTGCTGACCAGCCGGTCGCTGAGCAAGGCGGCCCAGAACCGCGCCATATCACCTGCGCTGGCTGCTACCGGCCCGGCGGCGCCCGGTCCGGTGATATCCAGCACCGCTTCATCGCCATCGGTTTCCAGCGGCACGACGCGGCTGACATTTTCAGGCGTAACGACAATCGTTTCCTTAAGACCCAGCTTGTCGATCACCCGCGCCTGCAGAACATCTGCAAAGGGCTTGCCTTCGACCCGCTCAATTATGCGACCAAGCAGGGTGTAGCCAGAGTTGGAATAGCGCCAGAACTGGCCGGGACAGAACATTGCGCCGCGTTTTTTCAGGATATCGTCATGCTGTTTGGGTGTCATCTGGCGACGGCCTTTTTCGCGCCAGTCCGGGTCTTCATTGGCGCTGAACAGACCGCTGGTATGCGCCAGAAGATCACGGATAGTGATGTGATCAGCATTGGGCAGGCTGGGTTCCCAGCGAGAGAGCCGGTCGGCGAGTGACAGCTTGCCTTCGTCAACCAGCTGCAGCACGGCTACTGCAGTATAGGTCTTGGTCGCGCTGGCCCAATAGAAGAGTTGGCCTTTCTGGGCGCTGCTTTCTTCCCATAATGTCCCGCCGGGATAGGCCAGTGCGACGTTGAGATTCTTCGCCTTCGATATGTCTTTGGCTTCGGCAAAGGCCTTGGACAATGGCGCACTGTTAGCGAGCCGATTGCTGAACATCGGATCAAACTGTGCCTTTGAGCTGAATGGCAGCGAATAGGCCGGGCGACCCTGATAGACTTTGCGTTCATCACATTTGACAGGGCGGTAAAGCTGTGGAGGGTTAGCTGCGCCAAGGCGCGATTGGGTCGGCGATTGCGCCACTGCGCTGGTTGTAGGGAGCGATAGGCCAACAGCCATCAGGCCTGCCAGCAGGGTTTTTATAGTCATTTGATGCATAGGGGAATTACGCCTTGTGTACTGCCTTGATCCATGGGCCATAGGGGGTATTGCCCAGCCAATCCACCTGAGTCTTGGCGGATATTTCGTTGATTGCCAGTTGTGGTTTGTTGCCGGGATGGACGGCGCGGCGGGCGGGCCGTTCAGAAACCGGCATCTCGATAATCTCGGCCATGGCGCGGGGGATATCCATCGGGTCAGCGGTTCGGCCCGACCCATCCTCATTGCCCATGCGCGCCACCAGAGCGGGATAACCCGCCTTGCGTTCCTCAGAGACACGATCGCGCAGCGCCTTGGTATAGACATTGCGCTTCTTCCAGATATCGGTGGGGTAACCGCCGGGCTGAATCACGGTAACGCCGATATTGTGCGGCACCAGCTCATACGCCATTTGCTCGGCCATCGCCTCGACCGCGAATTTGGTCGGCGAGTAGTGGCCCGCACCCGGCACAATCACCCGGCCCAACTGCGATGATATTGCGAAGATATGCCCCGATTTCTGCGCCCGCATTCCGGGCAAGACTGCGCGTGCAAGACGGTGATAGCCATAGACATTGGTGTCAAATATCAGCTTGGTTGCTGCCATATCCTGCAGCTCAATCGGCCCGGTAATGCCAATGCCGGCATTGTTGATCAGAATATCGATCGGCCCGCCGGTCAGGCGTTCGGCTTCGGCAACGCCCTTGGTAACCGAGTCATCGGAAAGCACATCAATTTCGACGATATCCACCTTAAGCTTGCCGGCCTGCGCTTCCTCGGCGAGGCTTTCGGCCTCAGGTCGGGGCAGATTGCGCATGGTGGCGATCACATGCGCACCGAGAGATGCGAAGTGCATTGCGCTCAGCCGACCAAATCCCGAGGAACAGCCGGTAATCAATACCGACTTGCCAGCCAGAGCAGGGGGCATTCTGTCCGTCGATTGCGCGGTGGCAGCAGCCAGCCCATAGCCACCGGCAGCCAGCGCACCGACAGTAGCGGTTCCGGAAAGCAATGTTCTGCGGCTTATTGCGCTATCATCATCGGCCATACTGCTCTCCTCTATCGCTGTCAGCGACGGCTATATTGTGTTGCGCTTTTGCGCGCATCGCTCAGCCCGCGTGACGGCGGGATGCGCCAGCTATGGCTGAACCGATACACGCCGGTTATGGGGCGTTTCTCGTCATCAAGCGCGGGTTTGAACCTGGCTCTGCGCACCAGCAATTTGCACGTCTTGCTGTCGAGCAGCGCATCGCCCGAACTGCTGATGATCACGCACTCACTGACGCGGCCATCTTCCGCCACCGTCAATTCGGTTTCGACATCCGCTTCCAGCCCGTCCAGCGCGGCGTGCATTGGATAATCGGTGACGGTAATCCACAATTCCGGCGCGATAAGCGGTACCGGCTCACGCCGCTCATCCGGCACTTTGCGCGGCATAGCGCCATAGGTTGCGGCAACCAGCGGATTGCCAATGCTCTGATGGGCGGGCTCGCTCGCCTGGCCGGGGGCACTTAATAATATCGCCAGCGCGCACAACGGCATCATGCACTGTCCTGAGGACATAGTTTCTCTCCTGCAGGTCAGCTTTATTGTTTTTGAGATTAATCGGTGCTGACCCTTATCAGCAGCTTATCACTCCTGCATCCGCAAGGCCACATTGCTCATAAAGCGGGCGTCATCATCCTCAGCCAGCCAATGCGCTTCTGCGGCTATGGCGCCGAGCATATCGGTGAGGCTGTCCATCTCGGCCTTGGCATAGTTACCAAGCACATGGCCATGCACCCGAGCCTTGCTGCCGGGATGGCCAATGCCGATGCGCACGCGGCGGAAATCCGGGCCGATATGCTGGTCGGTGGAGCGCAGGCCATTATGCCCGGCGGTGCCGCCGCCGCGCTTTACCTTGATCTTGAACGGCACGAGATCCAGCTCGTCATGGAAGATGGTCACATCGTCAGGCGTCAGCTTGTAAAAACGCATCGCCTCGCCAATCGACTGGCCCGACTTGTTCATAAAAGTTGCTGGCTTGAGCAGCAGCAGCTTTTCCGAGCCACCATGTGAAAGGCTGAGCCGCCCTTCGGCGACCCAGCCTTGAAATTTCACTTTTGGCGCGGAGAAATCATGCACTTCGGCCAAAGCGTCCAGCACCATGAAGCCGACATTATGCCGGTTCAGGGCATATTCCGGCCCCGGATTGCCAAGGCCGACCCAAAGTTGCACGACCGTTAGGCGTTACTGCTGTTGCTGGCCAGAGATAGCCTGCGCTGCTTGCGCGCGGGCTTCTGTCATGCTCTGGCGCACATTCAGGTAAAAGTTGGTGCAGCGCTGCATCTCTGCATCAAGCGCGGCTTGTTCCATCGCCAACAACTGCCGGGTGGTGCCTTGCAACGCACTGCTAACCTGATTGGCATTATATTGGCTTGACCGGCCGTTATAAAATGCAGTCAGAACATTCAGCTCAATCAAGCGTCCGGCTTTTTGCTCGGCATCAACATCGGTGCGATTAAGCAGAAGGTCGCGTTGCGCGCCCATCAAGGCGAAGCAGCGAAAATCATTGGCGGCAAGTTCTGATAGACCCTGCTGCTGTTGCTGTGCGATGGCGGGCGCAGTGCCCAATGCCATCGACAATGCGATAATGATGCTGCTTAACCTTGTGGACATAATACGCTCCCTTGGAATTTAGCTTTCCTCAGAATCCGCCTCTTCACCCGAAGCTTCTTCTGCATCTGCGCCTTCACCTTCGCTCTCGGCTTCTGCTTCACTGTCCGAACGCTTGAGCGCGGACGGTGCGACAACAGTTGCCACTGTGAAGTCACGATCGGTGATTGCCGATTCGCTGCCTTCTGGCAGATTGACGGCGGAGATATGGACCGAGTCGCCGACTTCGAGGCCGGTAACATCGATTTCGATCTGGTCCGGAATACGCGCCGCATCACAGACAAGGTCGAGCTCGTGGCGAACAACATTGAGAACGCCACCGCGTTTCAGGCCAGGCGAATCTTCTTCATTGATGAAGAGAACCGGAACAGCCACTTCAACCGTGGCATCCTTGGCAAGACGCAAAAAGTCTACGTGAATCGGGCGGTCAGTAACCGGATGAAAAGCAACATCTTTTGGCAGGGTGCGGACGGCGTTGCCGCCAACTTCGACCATGACCAAAGAGTTCATGAAGTGACCGGTGCCCAGCATCTTGTTGAGCGCACGCTCTTCGAGATGGATCGGGGTCGGGTCTTCATTATTGCCATAAATAACGGCGGGAACGCGGCCTTCACGACGCAGCGCACGAGAGGCTCCCTTGCCTGCTTTTTCGCGCTGTTCGGCCGACAGGGTTAGCTGATCGCTCATATTCTGTCTCCAATTGGTGTTTGCAAAACCCCGCTATTCATCTCGCCTCCAGGGATGACCAAGATGACGGGGATGCGCGCGCTTAGGCGAAAAGCCGCAGCAATGCAAGCATTCGTCGTTCGTTGTTTCGCCATGTCACTAAACCGCAATGGCTGTGCGAGCGACCTTATTTGCCTCCGATATGGAGTTAAGGGCACCGCAGCCCGTCGCGTTGGGTTAGCGATGCGTCGCCATCTGATTGCTGACCATCAGCAATTGCCCATCAGCCGACCATGCTTCGACCCGCTGATCATATTGGCTGTTGGCAATGCTGGCGCTGTCAGCGCGGAGCAATATCGGGTCCGATCCGCAAGCCGCAATCTGCTCTGCGGTGGCGGTCACATGGTTCTGCATTTGGATGGTCGAGCCCATCAGCAGTTCATTCGCGACAAAGAATGTCCGCGGCATGGGCGCATCGACCATAGCGACCAGCCCAAGGATATCGAGAGGACGGTCGTCACTTTCGGCAATCCACAGCCAGCTTTCCGGTGACGGGTTAACACTGAATGGCTGTCCCTTGGCGAGGGCCTGGCGATATTGCCCCAGCCATAAAGGTGTCAGCGGCGGGGCAGGGACGAGTGGTTGTGAGTCTTCAATCGGCGGGGCATCAGGCTTTTCGATCTGGATGGTAAGATCGCTGTCGCGCGGCAGGCCACTGACCAGATTGACGGTGACCATCACCGCACCCTCTTGCACCATATCCACCCGCCAGAAATCGGTGCGTGCGCGCTTTGCCAAATGGCTGACGGTCAGGACGACATCGCCTTCCGCCACGCCGCCCATAAAGCTGGTCTGCATGGTCTGTAGAGTGCCGCGAAAATCGGCGTGTTGCATCACGGCATGTACCGCCAGTGCGTTGATCCAGCCACCAAAGGCCGCTTTGGGCGTGTTGCAATAATCTGTGGTAACCCGGGCGCGCCATGTTGGACTATCGCCATCGCTCATTGGCTCCAGCGCCAGAGCCTTGTCCAGCGCATAGCCGGTTTTGTCTTGGGTCATTATTGCAGCCGCTCCACGGTAAAGCCCTGTTCCGCCAGCATCGCTTGCACACTGTCTTCACCGGCAACATGCGCGGCCCCGACAGCGACAAAGGGGCGCTTATTGCTGTCGATTAGCTCGGCTATCGGCTCGGTCCAGGCCCGGTTGCGCGCCACCAGCAGGGCCTCGCGCACGGGTCCGGTGGCGAGCATGCCTGATTGAGCGGTTTCGGCCAAAGCCGCAACATCACCCGTCAGCCAATGGGCCAGCAATTCGCGATAGCTTTCCTTGGCCTCATCAGCATCGGCAATCACCGCCTCCAGCATCAGGGTCTGATGCTTTTCAGACAGATTATCAAAATAGCTGAACTGCTCTTCCGCGCTCTCCAGCGCTACGATGGGCAGGTTGCGTTCGCGCGCTTCTGCGGTCAGTATCGCCTCGACGCCATTGTCCTTGCTCACACCCAAGCCTGTTGTTGCAAGCCCAGCGAGCGACAAGGCGGTTGCCCAGCTTTCCTGCGCGGTGAAGGCATTGTCCGGTAAATCCGCCTCTTCGGCGATCTCTTCATATTCATCATGCAGCTGCGCCGAAATACGATCCGGCACCTTGGGCAGGCCAGGCGTATAGCCCATATCGCGGAAGGTGTCGGGGATGGGCTGATCTTCTTGCCGCGCATCAATCTCCAAAACCAGCGTCGCACTGTCCTGCAGCGATCCCGGAACCGCATTGTCATACCATTGCAGGCCATCGGGAAGCGCATGCACGCCGCCGAACAGATAGCCATAACGGCCATTGCGGCTGACTTTCCATAGAGCGGGCTGATGCTCTTTCGGCATCGCGGCCCATTCATCGGTGATATCCGGCTCCTGCTGGCAGGCGGAGATCAAAAGGGCAATCAGTAGGACGAACAAGGAGGCGGGGAACCTGAGCATGGTCATGCCATAAGCGCCCCGCCTCTCTCAGGCAATCGCGATTACGCGATCAATATTCGATACGGGTGGTTACAATTTCGCGTTCAGCAAGCTTCGCCTGCACGCTGGTTTCTCCAGCAAGATGACCCGCACCAACGGCTATAAACACTGTACCTGGTTGCTCCATACGGGCGTCAATCCACGCAGCCCAGTTTGCGTTTCTCTTGGTCAGCAGCGTATCGTACAAGACCTTATCGGTGAAACCTGCGTTCATCATCTCACCAAGCTGTTCGATGTCCGCGTCTCCCCAACTGGTGACCATAGAGTCGATTTGTTCGGGTATTTCATCGATGGACTGCGCGGTGACCAACAGATAGTTGATCTGGCTTTCCTTGGGCAGAGTATCAAAGAATGACAGTTGCTGTTCCGGCGTTTCTAGCTGAATGACGGTTTTTTCTGCGGCTGTTGCTTCTTCCGCCAGCACTTTTTCGGCGCCGCTATTCACATCATAACCGGCTTGCAGCAGCGGCAGCAGGCCCAGGTTAATAGCAGCAAACCACGGCTCGAACTGATCAAAAGCTGCGACCGGCAGCCCGATTGATTTCATCGCCGTGTCATAGGTTGCCTTTTGTTCTTCACTAAGCTGATCGCGCAACGGATTGCCAGGATCGACTGCCTTGGTCATCACCAAAGTCTGCATAGAGGCCGGATCGGGCTCGATGATTTCCAATACCAATTCATCCGATGCATTAAAGGCGTCCTTCACCGCTTCATCAAACCAGCTTAGGCCCGGTTTAAGAATATGGATGGTGCCAAAGAGATAAATAGTGGTGTCTTCGTCCTTCACGACCCACAGGGCGGGATCGACATCCACAGTTTCCGCCATTGCTTCGGGCGCTGCGGCTTCTTCCTGCGCCTGCGCCGGGACAGCGGCGGTTATCGCCAGCGAAAGGGCCATGAGAGAGGCGGCGATAAGGGAGTTCTTCATTACAATCCTTCAGTCATGATACTTTTCGCAAATTGCACTCGTGTTTGATTTGTCTATTGAAGTTTAGAGATTAGCGTATCCGCTCGGTTTTCAAGCCGCGCTTATCCAGCATCACCTGAACTGAATCTGGACCGGCCAAATGCCCCGCGCCGACCGCTACCAAAACCGTGCCCGGCTTATCCATGCGATCGTCC
The sequence above is drawn from the Parasphingorhabdus sp. SCSIO 66989 genome and encodes:
- a CDS encoding MaoC family dehydratase, with the protein product MLYFEDIEVGAKHSFGHYEVTREEVLEFAGKYDPQPFHLDDDAAAKTHFGRVSASGWHTCSMAMRMMVENMKVNRQAGLGSPGVDEIRWLKPVYPGDTLRCESTTLSKRRSRSRPEMGSMQGELTVFNQNDEPVMRMKSIGLISVRDPDAPIGDSE
- the ychF gene encoding redox-regulated ATPase YchF, with amino-acid sequence MGFKCGIVGLPNVGKSTLFNALTETQAAQAANYPFCTIEPNEGVVAVPDDRLDRIATIAESAKVIATQLTFVDIAGLVKGASKGEGLGNQFLGNIREVDAIVHVLRCFEDDDIQHVSNHVDPLADAEVVETELLLADLESLEKRVPNLQKRATGQDKEAKIAASVLGKALDLLREGKPARLTEPGDDEEARHLAQAQLLTSKPVLYVCNVEEESAANGNDYSAKVFEKAKAEGAEAVVVSAAIESELVGMEPDEKQMFLEEMGLNETGLARVIRAGYDLLNLQTFFTAGPNEARAWTVERDAKAPQAAGKIHTDFERGFIRAETIAFDDYIALSGESGAREAGKLRQEGKDYVVQDGDVMLFKFNV
- a CDS encoding serine hydrolase domain-containing protein gives rise to the protein MTIKTLLAGLMAVGLSLPTTSAVAQSPTQSRLGAANPPQLYRPVKCDERKVYQGRPAYSLPFSSKAQFDPMFSNRLANSAPLSKAFAEAKDISKAKNLNVALAYPGGTLWEESSAQKGQLFYWASATKTYTAVAVLQLVDEGKLSLADRLSRWEPSLPNADHITIRDLLAHTSGLFSANEDPDWREKGRRQMTPKQHDDILKKRGAMFCPGQFWRYSNSGYTLLGRIIERVEGKPFADVLQARVIDKLGLKETIVVTPENVSRVVPLETDGDEAVLDITGPGAAGPVAASAGDMARFWAALLSDRLVSSSMRDAMFNTMVPMADITTYYGLGVMLVDTPIAGGRLVMLGHGGDAPGVNAWVGYDIKRQRIVSAAMTGDGSAAAVANYMLRASD
- a CDS encoding SDR family oxidoreductase, whose amino-acid sequence is MADDDSAISRRTLLSGTATVGALAAGGYGLAAATAQSTDRMPPALAGKSVLITGCSSGFGRLSAMHFASLGAHVIATMRNLPRPEAESLAEEAQAGKLKVDIVEIDVLSDDSVTKGVAEAERLTGGPIDILINNAGIGITGPIELQDMAATKLIFDTNVYGYHRLARAVLPGMRAQKSGHIFAISSQLGRVIVPGAGHYSPTKFAVEAMAEQMAYELVPHNIGVTVIQPGGYPTDIWKKRNVYTKALRDRVSEERKAGYPALVARMGNEDGSGRTADPMDIPRAMAEIIEMPVSERPARRAVHPGNKPQLAINEISAKTQVDWLGNTPYGPWIKAVHKA
- a CDS encoding energy transducer TonB yields the protein MSSGQCMMPLCALAILLSAPGQASEPAHQSIGNPLVAATYGAMPRKVPDERREPVPLIAPELWITVTDYPMHAALDGLEADVETELTVAEDGRVSECVIISSSGDALLDSKTCKLLVRRARFKPALDDEKRPITGVYRFSHSWRIPPSRGLSDARKSATQYSRR
- the pth gene encoding aminoacyl-tRNA hydrolase, translated to MQLWVGLGNPGPEYALNRHNVGFMVLDALAEVHDFSAPKVKFQGWVAEGRLSLSHGGSEKLLLLKPATFMNKSGQSIGEAMRFYKLTPDDVTIFHDELDLVPFKIKVKRGGGTAGHNGLRSTDQHIGPDFRRVRIGIGHPGSKARVHGHVLGNYAKAEMDSLTDMLGAIAAEAHWLAEDDDARFMSNVALRMQE
- a CDS encoding 50S ribosomal protein L25/general stress protein Ctc, producing the protein MSDQLTLSAEQREKAGKGASRALRREGRVPAVIYGNNEDPTPIHLEERALNKMLGTGHFMNSLVMVEVGGNAVRTLPKDVAFHPVTDRPIHVDFLRLAKDATVEVAVPVLFINEEDSPGLKRGGVLNVVRHELDLVCDAARIPDQIEIDVTGLEVGDSVHISAVNLPEGSESAITDRDFTVATVVAPSALKRSDSEAEAESEGEGADAEEASGEEADSEES
- a CDS encoding thioesterase family protein, which gives rise to MTQDKTGYALDKALALEPMSDGDSPTWRARVTTDYCNTPKAAFGGWINALAVHAVMQHADFRGTLQTMQTSFMGGVAEGDVVLTVSHLAKRARTDFWRVDMVQEGAVMVTVNLVSGLPRDSDLTIQIEKPDAPPIEDSQPLVPAPPLTPLWLGQYRQALAKGQPFSVNPSPESWLWIAESDDRPLDILGLVAMVDAPMPRTFFVANELLMGSTIQMQNHVTATAEQIAACGSDPILLRADSASIANSQYDQRVEAWSADGQLLMVSNQMATHR
- a CDS encoding TraB/GumN family protein, which encodes MTMLRFPASLFVLLIALLISACQQEPDITDEWAAMPKEHQPALWKVSRNGRYGYLFGGVHALPDGLQWYDNAVPGSLQDSATLVLEIDARQEDQPIPDTFRDMGYTPGLPKVPDRISAQLHDEYEEIAEEADLPDNAFTAQESWATALSLAGLATTGLGVSKDNGVEAILTAEARERNLPIVALESAEEQFSYFDNLSEKHQTLMLEAVIADADEAKESYRELLAHWLTGDVAALAETAQSGMLATGPVREALLVARNRAWTEPIAELIDSNKRPFVAVGAAHVAGEDSVQAMLAEQGFTVERLQ
- a CDS encoding TraB/GumN family protein, which encodes MKNSLIAASLMALSLAITAAVPAQAQEEAAAPEAMAETVDVDPALWVVKDEDTTIYLFGTIHILKPGLSWFDEAVKDAFNASDELVLEIIEPDPASMQTLVMTKAVDPGNPLRDQLSEEQKATYDTAMKSIGLPVAAFDQFEPWFAAINLGLLPLLQAGYDVNSGAEKVLAEEATAAEKTVIQLETPEQQLSFFDTLPKESQINYLLVTAQSIDEIPEQIDSMVTSWGDADIEQLGEMMNAGFTDKVLYDTLLTKRNANWAAWIDARMEQPGTVFIAVGAGHLAGETSVQAKLAEREIVTTRIEY